The region AGATTCCCGCCGTGCGCGAATGCGCGAAGGTGATGGAAGCCGCGGGCATGAAGGGCATGAACAGCACGCAGCTCGAGGCGTGCTTCGCGGCGAAGGTGCTGACCGAAGGCATGCGGCGCGCGAAGAAGCCCGTCACCGCCAAGACGCTGCTGGAGGCCCTGACCAACCTGGGCGCGTATGACCTCGGCGGCTACAAGATCACCTTCGGCGCGGGCGCGCAGCACGGCAGCAAGTTCGTGGACCTCGCGATGGTCACGCGCGACGGCCGCTTGATGAGCAACTGAAAACCCTGAGATCGCGACGGGCCACGGGCGGGCAGAATGCTGCCCATGAATTTCAAGCTCGTTCGACGCACTTTGCTGTGCGCCTTCAGTGTTCTTGCCTGGGCGCTCGCACTTCCTCCCCACGCGGGCGCCCAGCCCGCCAGTCGCCCGCCGATCGAAGCCTTCTTCCAGAACCCCGCCTTCGCCGGCGGCGAGATGTCGCCCACGGGCGCGCACGTCGCCCTGCTGGTCGCTTCCAAAACCACGGGCCGCATCCAGCTCGTGGTCGTGGACACGGCGAAGTTCACCGCCAAGGCCATCGCGAGCTACACCGATGGCGACATCAACAGCGTCCATTGGATCAGCGACAAGCGGCTGGTCTATAGCGTGTACGACTTCAAGGCGGGCATCGGGGAGCGCGCCAACTATGTCAGTCCGGGCCTGTTCGCGGTGGACTTCGACGGGACGGGCGACAAGCAGCTCGCGCGGCTCGATTGGGGGATGGAGCGCTCCGTCGGTGACCGCCAGCTGATGGACCCGACCACGCGCTTCGTCGCGGCCACCAACAACGTGAACTCGGACGACATCTTCGTCACGCAGGCGCGGTTCAGCGACACCACGCACGAGCTGGAGGCGCTCACCCTCTATCGCCTGAACACGCGCACCGGCATCGCGAGCCCGTACAACCGGCCCGGCAAGTCCACGGCGTGGTACATGGACGCCAAGGACGTTCCGCGCGCGACCGTGACCGAGGAGGCAGGCCGCGGCGCGGTGTACTACCTGGACCCGGAGAAGAACCAGTGGACGAAGCTCGTGGAATACGACGCTGTCACGGGCGAGGACCGCATGACGCCGATCGGCTTCGCGCCGGACGGTTCGCTCTTCGTGCGCCAGCAGCGCGGCGCGGCGGGAACCTCCGCGCTGTACCAGTACGACTTCAAGGCGCGCGCCGTGGACCCGGCCCCCGTGGTCGGCGTGGCGGGGCACGATTTTCGCGGACAACTCCTCTCGGACGGCAAGCGCCTGCTGGGCATCCGGTACGTCTCGGACGCCGAGGCCACGGCCTGGTTCGACCCCGAGCTGAAGCAATTGCAGGCCACCATCGACAAGGCGTTGCCCGGTGCGGTGAACCGGCTGGACGTGCCCGACAGGGCCGAGACGCCGGTGGTGCTGGTGCAGTCGTTTTCCGACGCGAACCCCGGGACCTACTACATCTACAACCGGCAAACGGGGAAGTTCACGGAGCTCGGCCAGGTGATGCCGGGCATCGATGCGAAGCAGATGGGCCAGCGCGACTTCGTCCGCTACAAGGCGCGCGACGGGTTGGACATTCCGGCGTGGCTCACGCTTCCGCCGGGCGCGAAGGGCAGGAAGCTGCCTCTGGTGGTGCTGGTGCACGGCGGCCCGTACATCGGCGCGTCCAGCTGGGAGTGGAAGGCCGAAAGCCAGTTCCTCGCGACGCGGGGCTACGCCGTGCTCGAGCCTGACTTTCGCGGAACGCGCGGGTATGGCATGCGGCACTTTCGCGCCGGCTGGAAGCAGTGGGGCCTCGCCATGCAGCATGACCTGGCCGATGGCGCGCGCTGGGCGGTCGACAAGGGCATCGCAGAGCCCTCGCGCATCTGCATCGCCGGCGCGAGCTACGGCGGCTATGCGACCTTGATGGGGCTGGTCAACGACCCCGACCTGTACCGCTGCGGCGTCGAGTGGGCGGGAGTGACCGACATCGACCTCATGTACTCCGTGACCTGGAGCGACTTCGGCTCGGAGTTCAAGACCTACGGCATGCCGGTGCTGGTGGGCGACCGCGAGAAGGATGCCGAGCAGCTCAAGGCGACGTCGCCGCTGCTGCAGGCGTCACGCATCAAGCAGCCGCTGCTGATGGCCTATGGCGGCGCGGACAGGCGTGTGCCCATCGTGCACGGCGTCCGGTTCCGCGACGCCGTGCAGAAGACCAACCCGGCCGTCGAGTGGATCGAATACACCGACGAGGGCCATGGCTGGCTGAACCCGAAAACGCGCGTGGACTTCTGGAGCCGAGTCGAGAAGTTCCTGGACAAGAACATCGGCGCGAAGCCCTAGCCGCGCGCTGCCCCGGCGCCGGGGCGTTCACTCCAGCTTGATGTTGGCCTCCTTGATGAGCGCGCCCCACTTGGCGTGCTCCGCCTTGATGTGCGCGGCGAACTGCTGCGGGTTGCCCGGCGTGACTTCGCTGCCGTCGAACTCGAGCTTCTCCTTCACCTCGGGCCGCGCAAGCAGCTTGAGCGTCTCGCTGCTGATGCGGTTGACGACATCCGCCGGCATACCCGCGGGGCCGACGAGCCCGAGCCACGTCGTCGCGGCGAAGCCCGGATAGCCCTGCTCGGCCACCGTCGGCACCGCGGACATCGAGCCCAGGCGGCGCGCGGAGGTGACGGCCAGCGCGCGGATCTTGCCGCCCGCGAGCTGCGGCATCACCGACGGGCTGCTGCCGAAATACGCCGGCACCTGCCCGCCGAGCAATTCGTTCATCGCCGGGCCCGCGCCCTTGTACGGCACCTGCATGATCTGCGCGTGGATCTGGCGCTCGAGCAGTTCGCCCGCGAGGTGGCCGACCGTGCCGTTGCCCGCCTGCGCGATGCCGATGGCGCCGGGCTTGGCCTGCGCCGCCTTCACGAAATCCGCGAAGGTCCTGTAGGGCGAATCCGCGCGCACGACGAGCACCACCGGCTGCTCGGAGATCGCGACGATGGGCGTGAGGTCCTTCAGCGGGTCGAAGGGCATCTTCGCGTAGAGCGACGGATTGATCGCGAGGTTGGACGCCTGGCCCATGCCGATCGTGTAGCCGTCCGGCGCGGACTTCGCGACGAAGTCGATGCCGATGTTGCCGCCCGCGCCGGGCTTGTTGTCCACGATGACGGTCCAGCCCAGCACGGTGGTGAACTTCTCGGCGATGAGGCGCGAGGCCGTGTCCGTGCCGCCGCCGGGCGGGAAGGGCACGACGAGGCGGATCGGCTTGCCGGGCCAGCCGGCCTGCGCGAACGCGCGCGGGAAAACGCCGGCCGCGAGGGCGGCGGCGATGAGGTTGCGTCGATACATTCGTCTTGTCTCCTTGATGATCCGGGGGGTTCGCTCAACGCAGGTTGCGCGCGAAGAGCGCCAGCAGCCTTTCCCAGTGCCGCTCCGCGCTCGGCTCGTGGTAGACGCCCTTGCGCTGCGGGAACACGAAGCCGTGTTCGGCCTTGGGGTACCACTCGATGGTGTAGGGCGCGCCACTGCCTTCGAGCGCGGCGGCCAGTGCGTCGATGTCCTTCTTCGGCGCCCACTTGTCGATCTCGGCGCACGCGAAGTAGCTCTCGCACTTCAATTTCGCGGCCAGGCGGTGCGGGGAATCGGGCGCGTCCGTCGCCATGCCCGCGCCGTGGATGGAGGCGATGGCCTGGAAGCGGTCCGGGAAGTTCGCGGCTGCGGCGACGACGAAAGGGCCGCTCATGCAGTAGCCGACGGCGCCGATGCGCGACGCGTCCGCCTCGGGCTGTGCGTCGACGAATTTCAGCAGCGCGCCGGTGTCGCGCACGTTGAGCGCGGTGGTGGTGGCGCGCATGTGCTCGAACATCACGGCCATCGCGGCTTCGGTGCGTTCGCGCAGCCAGTAATCGCGCGTGCGGCGGTAATAGAGATTGGGCAGCACGACGTAGTAGCCGGCCACCGCGAGGCGCCGCGCCATGTCGTGCAGTTCTTCGCGCTTGCCCGGCGCGTCCATGTAGAACAGCACCACGGGGTGCTTGCCGCCATCGGGATAGACGACGAAGGAATTCATCGCGCCGTCGGGCGTGGGGATGTCCAGTTCCTTCTCGATCAGCGTCATGGCGCGCGTCTCCGGCAGCGTGGGTTCAGGCTCATCGATTGTGCCCCTCAGCCGGTAGTCCGGTGCCTACCTGCAAACCCTTGCATCACCGACGCGGCGCAGCACCCGGGCCGCCCATGATGACGCCAAGGCTGCGAAAGCGGCGTGTTGTAAAGGAAGAGCCATGCAAACATTGATCAGTGTCTTCGACGACCGTGCCACGGCGCGACGCGCCATCGAGCGCCTCGTGGATGCGGGCTTCTCGCGCAGCGACCTTCACCTGCAGGAGCCCGTCGCCGGCGACACGCCGACGACCGCCGCCGCAGCCTCCGACGCACAGGACCGCGCCCTGGGCGACATGGCGATGCACACCGCCGAGCGCGAAGTCGCCGTGGACCGCGGCGTGCTGGAGTCCATCGGCAACTTCTTCGTTAGCTTGATGGGCAAGGACCACAAGCGGCGCGCGGGCGCCTATTCCGAAGCGGTGCGCCGCGGCGGATCCGTCGTGGTGGTGGATGCCCGCGACGACGCGCAGGCCGAAAGCGCCGCTTTGCTGATGCACGAACTCGGCGCCGTGGATGTGACGGACCGCGCCCACCAGTGGAAAGACGAGGGCTGGGACGGCGACACCGACCTGGGCGACCACGACGTGACGCGCCCGGGCGTGCATGCCTTCATGCGCGACGGCAAGATGCCGCTGCGCGACTACGTGGCGCAGCGCCGCACCGACCAGCCGGCGGTGCAGCGCTATGCGAACACCGAACGCCCGCCGGAAACGCTGGAGGACCGCGCGGGCCGTGTGTCCACCGAGCGAGCCTTCGCCTTCGGCGATGCGCCGCGCAACGAGATGCGCGACGCGGACGGCAAGCCGAGCCGCGGCGACCGCGAGTAAATCGCTTTCTATTTGATTCTGAACGCCGGCGCAACGCCGGCGTGCTTTCGTTCGTCAGCGCTGCGCGTGTACAGGAGCGGCGCTGGCGCGCCGAGGGGCGGGTGCCTTCGGTTTTGGGGTGGCACGCCCCCAGGGATTTGGGGTCAGATCCGATTTTCGGAGATGATCCCCCCGAAGCGCCAAAATATCCCCACGAAATTCGGCTCTGACCCCAAATCCCGCTCCCGGCCAAAGAGACCCACCATGCCTTTGAACTTCGCCACCCGCCTAAACAACGTAGAAACCAGCGCCATCCGAGAGCTCTTCAAACTCCTCGGCAAGCCCGGCATCATCTCCTTCGCGGGCGGCTTCCCCGACAGCGCGATGTTCGACGTCGAAGGCCTGAAGGAAGCCGCGAACAAGGCATTGACCGAGGAGCCCGGCGGCGCCCTCCAGTACGGCGCCACCGAAGGCTACGAGCCGCTGCGCACCCAGTTGGCCGCCTTCATGCAAAGCAAGGGCGTCAAGGACATCGAGCCCCAGGGCTTGATCGTCACCACGGGCAGCCAGCAGGCGCTCGACCTGCTGGGCAAAACCATGATCAGTCCCGGCGACAAGGTAATCGTCGAAGCGCCGACCTTCCTCGCGACCATCCAGTGCTTCCGCCTGTACGGCGCGGAGCTGATCACCGCCCCCGTCGACGCGAACGGCGTGCAGACGGACAAGCTGGAGCAGCTGATCGCCGAGCACAAACCCAAGTTCGTCTACCTGATCCCCACCTTCGGCAACCCGAGCGGCGCGATGCTGAGCCGCGAGCGCCGCATGAAGGTGCTGGAGATGGCGGTGAAGCACCAGACGCTGATCGTCGAAGACGACCCGTACGGCGACCTGTACTTCGGCGAGCCGCCGCCGCCCAGCATCCTGGCTTTGAGCAGCCAGGTGCCGGGCAGCCGCGAGTGGATCGCGCATTGCGGCAGCATGAGCAAGGTGCTGAGCCCGGGCTTGCGCGTGGGCTGGTTGATCGGCCCGCCGGAGCTGCTGGCGAAGGCGACGATGTGCAAGCAGTTCAGCGATGCGCACACCAGCACGTTTGCACAGGCGACGGCGGCGCAGTATTTGAAGAGCGGGCGGATGCCGGCGACGCTGGCGAAGGTGCGGAAGGTGTATGCGGAGCGGGCGCAGGCGATGGGCGCGGCGCTGAAGAAGGAGTTGGGGGATGCGATTGAATTTACGCAGCCGCAGGGTGGGTTGTTCTTTTGGGCGCGGCTGACGGGGGCCGGCGGGAAGTTGAAGGATGCTGGCGAGTTTGCGAAGCGGGCGATCGAGAAAGGCGTGGCGTTTGTGCCGGGGGCGCCGTTTTATGCGAACGATCCGGATCTCTCGACCCTTCGGCTTAGCTTTGCTACGGCGGATGTGGCGAAGATTGAGGAGGGCGTGGGAAGGTTGGGGAAGGCGCTGGCTGGGCCTCAGGTAGAGTAGTGCGAGGCCCTACCCACTTCAGAAGCGTACTTACATTGATCGGATAGCAGATGGTTACTCCAGCATCTACTGATAGGCAAGAGTTGCCTGTCCTTGAGGATGTCACCTCGGAAAAGGTGGGTTCAGGCGTCGAGGTAGAGCGGGTCGAAGATCCCAGCGCGACTATCAAGGAGCCTTTCGACCCGGATCAAATCGACGTCAAGACCAAGCCTATGGTTGTGGACTTGTTGATGTCCCGAATCCGTGGCGGTCAACGTGAAATTGACTTGATGCCAGATTTCCAGCGACGGGCAGGCATTTGGGACCAGACCCGGAAGTCTCGCTTGGTTGAGTCGCTCTTGTTGAGAATACCTTTGCCTGTCTTCTATGTGGCCGCAGATAAGAATGAGCGCTGGTCCGTGGTCGACGGGCTTCAGCGCATCACGACTTTGAAGGAATTCATAGTTGACAAGTCGTTAACCTTGAAGAATCTTGAATTTTTGGGACACCTTAACGACTGCGATTTCGATGGACTATCGCGTGAGATGCAGCGCCGTATTCAAGAGACCGAGTTGACGGTCCATATTATTCAGCCCGGTACGCCACCTGCAGTCATGTTTAACATATTTAAGAGGATCAATACAGGCGGGCTTCCACTTTCAGCCCAGGAGATTCGTCACGCCATCAAGCAAGGTCACGCTACCCACCTTCTGAAAGAACTGGCAGAAAGTCCTGAATTCAAGGATGCGACGAGAAGCAGCATCAAAGACGAACGGATGGCAGACCGCGAATGCGTGCTGCGGTTTTGCGCCTTCTGGATCACCGAGTCAAGTTCCTATCCAAACGTTGATCTGGATACTTTCCTAATAGATGCGATGGAAAAGATCAATCACTGGTCACCGCTGCAATTAGTCGAGTTAAGCAGTATCTTCCTGCGTTCTCTGAAACTCTCGAAGTTAGTCCTTGGAAAGTGGGCATTTCGCAAATACTACGGCGCAAACTATCGGCTTAGCCCCATAAACAAGGCGCTCTTTGAGGTTTGGACTGTAACCTTTGCGGGAGTTTCGGATGAACAGGCGGTCAAGTTGGTCGAAAGAAAGGAAGTAGTGCTCCAGAAGTTCGGTGAGCTTATGAGGGACAGAAGCTTTGAAGAATCGATTTCAATAGGTACTGGGTCGGCAGCCAACGTCCGGAAGCGATTCATCGAAATCAAGTCTTTGATCTTGGGAGTCTTAAGTGCTTAACTCCGTTCACTTGCGAAATTTCAAGGGATTCGAGGAAGAGTCGATTGGCCTGCGACAGTTGACTCTTCTGAGCGGGCCAAACAGTTCGGGAAAAAGCTCTGTCATACAAGCATTAGTTTTATTGAGGCAGATCGATTGGCAACGCAGCCCCAACACGGACCATGCGGAGCTACTTCCAACCGGGCAGTTTCTGTCTCTGGGTACGGGCAGGGATCTTCTGCACGAATATGCAAAAACGGACGTTCTTAGCATTGGTGTGGGAATGGATTCTGGAGAGAGGCGTGAATGGATTTTTGACTATCTGCCGACCTCAGGAAAGCTGATTTCCAAGGACGTCATCTCGCGTGAAGACTTAGAGTTTGTGCGGGCTTTGCCTTTGACATATTTGGCTGCTGAACGTTGGGGTCCACGTACAACGTACCCTTATGAGGACAGCGAGCCTGAAGGGTCGTTGGGAGTTCTAGGTCAGTACACATTCCGACATCTGTTGGACCATGGCGATGATCCCGTAGAGAATCTTTCCCTCCACCACCCTCAAGCATTGGGAAAGGGGCTTCTGCACCAAGTCGCTGCATGGTTAGGAGAAATTAGTCCGGGCGTAAAAATGGACGTTCAAGCTCTGAAATCCGTCGGCTTGGCATCAGCTGGGTTCGGTTTTGATCGCAAGGGCGACGTCGCTTCCAGATACTACCGCCCGGCAAATGTGGGATTTGGGCTCTCATATTCGATCTCGATGATCGTGGCCCTGCTTTGTTCCACTAAGAAGTCACTAATACTGCTGGAGAATCCTGAGGCGCATTTGCATCCGCGCGGACAATCTTCTCTAGCCCGCTTAATTGTGCGAGCGTCGAGCTTGGCTCAAGTCATCGTAGAAACGCATAGCGATCACGTTATGAACGGCATCCGCGTCGCAGTCAAACGCCGCGAATTGAGCGCCGATCAGGTTGCGTTTCATTATCTGGTACGTGACGGGGTGACGTCGAGAGTGCAAACGCCAACCCTCGACAGTGAGGGTCGTCTTTCATTTTGGCCCGAGGGCTTCTTTGATCAACATGATAGAGATCTTGCGGCCTTAGTGCGACGTCCCGGAACTAAGGAGTGAACGTGTCCGAGATGGTCTTCAATGACACGTCCCTGACAGTCTTTTCCAATGCAGACGCTGCGCGGGGCGCATATGACCAATTAATCCAAACAGTTGCCGGATTGATTGATGATGGGCTTTCCAATCCAGTTGTCCATACTGAGTACAGCCTAATGTTCCTGGAGTTGGCCCTGTCTGCAGGGGGCGTCTGGCAATCCTACGACTGGCTAGAAGGCGGCGGCGTTGACAGAGAGGTTCTCTCGCTAATCCGTGCTCTTGATACTAAGATTCCGCTCGGTTCGAGTGTCGTATTCGGACCGGGAGCTGAAGATGAGTTGATCGCGTTCACTTACTGCGCAGGGTCTGCGTCGGGGCCTTCCTCGCTGGCGCTTGGGCTTGCATATCAGACTGACAACGTTTTGATCAGCTTGGACACGGCGTCGCTGTGGAGTGCGCCCAGCGTTGATGTTGTGATTTTGGATGACGCAGGTGCGCAGATCAGGAATGCGTCGGTGGAGCATGCGAGTCGCGTGGGGCACATCCCTGCGATACGAGAAGCAAGAGATGAGCTCCTCCTTAGAAGCCTCAATGACCTCCGTCTTTTTGCCGCGAACAGGGGAGCGGCATTCATAGCCCTTCGCTTTTCTCCCGACGTTGATGACCAGGTGAAAGCAATTCCCGGCCCGCAGTTTGAGAACGCCATCAAGAAGCTCGCGCGAATAAATGCGACCGGTCTCAGGTGGCAAAAGTCGGGTTCGCCTGCACCAGATTATCAGTTTAGTTGGCGGCCGGAAAGCGAGTCGACGATGAACAACGAGGCCTTTGTTAGAGCCCGTACCTTTCGGATGCCAGCTGGCGGAACGGCAGTCTTTTCCAAGCATTTGAACGTCTCCGAGCGCCATCGAATATATTTTTTAGAGGATCCGGCGGACCGTGCATTCGTAATTGGATACATAGG is a window of Caenimonas aquaedulcis DNA encoding:
- a CDS encoding Bug family tripartite tricarboxylate transporter substrate binding protein; translated protein: MYRRNLIAAALAAGVFPRAFAQAGWPGKPIRLVVPFPPGGGTDTASRLIAEKFTTVLGWTVIVDNKPGAGGNIGIDFVAKSAPDGYTIGMGQASNLAINPSLYAKMPFDPLKDLTPIVAISEQPVVLVVRADSPYRTFADFVKAAQAKPGAIGIAQAGNGTVGHLAGELLERQIHAQIMQVPYKGAGPAMNELLGGQVPAYFGSSPSVMPQLAGGKIRALAVTSARRLGSMSAVPTVAEQGYPGFAATTWLGLVGPAGMPADVVNRISSETLKLLARPEVKEKLEFDGSEVTPGNPQQFAAHIKAEHAKWGALIKEANIKLE
- a CDS encoding alpha/beta hydrolase family protein produces the protein MNFKLVRRTLLCAFSVLAWALALPPHAGAQPASRPPIEAFFQNPAFAGGEMSPTGAHVALLVASKTTGRIQLVVVDTAKFTAKAIASYTDGDINSVHWISDKRLVYSVYDFKAGIGERANYVSPGLFAVDFDGTGDKQLARLDWGMERSVGDRQLMDPTTRFVAATNNVNSDDIFVTQARFSDTTHELEALTLYRLNTRTGIASPYNRPGKSTAWYMDAKDVPRATVTEEAGRGAVYYLDPEKNQWTKLVEYDAVTGEDRMTPIGFAPDGSLFVRQQRGAAGTSALYQYDFKARAVDPAPVVGVAGHDFRGQLLSDGKRLLGIRYVSDAEATAWFDPELKQLQATIDKALPGAVNRLDVPDRAETPVVLVQSFSDANPGTYYIYNRQTGKFTELGQVMPGIDAKQMGQRDFVRYKARDGLDIPAWLTLPPGAKGRKLPLVVLVHGGPYIGASSWEWKAESQFLATRGYAVLEPDFRGTRGYGMRHFRAGWKQWGLAMQHDLADGARWAVDKGIAEPSRICIAGASYGGYATLMGLVNDPDLYRCGVEWAGVTDIDLMYSVTWSDFGSEFKTYGMPVLVGDREKDAEQLKATSPLLQASRIKQPLLMAYGGADRRVPIVHGVRFRDAVQKTNPAVEWIEYTDEGHGWLNPKTRVDFWSRVEKFLDKNIGAKP
- a CDS encoding DUF262 domain-containing protein, yielding MVTPASTDRQELPVLEDVTSEKVGSGVEVERVEDPSATIKEPFDPDQIDVKTKPMVVDLLMSRIRGGQREIDLMPDFQRRAGIWDQTRKSRLVESLLLRIPLPVFYVAADKNERWSVVDGLQRITTLKEFIVDKSLTLKNLEFLGHLNDCDFDGLSREMQRRIQETELTVHIIQPGTPPAVMFNIFKRINTGGLPLSAQEIRHAIKQGHATHLLKELAESPEFKDATRSSIKDERMADRECVLRFCAFWITESSSYPNVDLDTFLIDAMEKINHWSPLQLVELSSIFLRSLKLSKLVLGKWAFRKYYGANYRLSPINKALFEVWTVTFAGVSDEQAVKLVERKEVVLQKFGELMRDRSFEESISIGTGSAANVRKRFIEIKSLILGVLSA
- a CDS encoding PLP-dependent aminotransferase family protein, whose product is MNFATRLNNVETSAIRELFKLLGKPGIISFAGGFPDSAMFDVEGLKEAANKALTEEPGGALQYGATEGYEPLRTQLAAFMQSKGVKDIEPQGLIVTTGSQQALDLLGKTMISPGDKVIVEAPTFLATIQCFRLYGAELITAPVDANGVQTDKLEQLIAEHKPKFVYLIPTFGNPSGAMLSRERRMKVLEMAVKHQTLIVEDDPYGDLYFGEPPPPSILALSSQVPGSREWIAHCGSMSKVLSPGLRVGWLIGPPELLAKATMCKQFSDAHTSTFAQATAAQYLKSGRMPATLAKVRKVYAERAQAMGAALKKELGDAIEFTQPQGGLFFWARLTGAGGKLKDAGEFAKRAIEKGVAFVPGAPFYANDPDLSTLRLSFATADVAKIEEGVGRLGKALAGPQVE
- a CDS encoding dienelactone hydrolase family protein, with the translated sequence MTLIEKELDIPTPDGAMNSFVVYPDGGKHPVVLFYMDAPGKREELHDMARRLAVAGYYVVLPNLYYRRTRDYWLRERTEAAMAVMFEHMRATTTALNVRDTGALLKFVDAQPEADASRIGAVGYCMSGPFVVAAAANFPDRFQAIASIHGAGMATDAPDSPHRLAAKLKCESYFACAEIDKWAPKKDIDALAAALEGSGAPYTIEWYPKAEHGFVFPQRKGVYHEPSAERHWERLLALFARNLR
- a CDS encoding DUF3696 domain-containing protein, translating into MLNSVHLRNFKGFEEESIGLRQLTLLSGPNSSGKSSVIQALVLLRQIDWQRSPNTDHAELLPTGQFLSLGTGRDLLHEYAKTDVLSIGVGMDSGERREWIFDYLPTSGKLISKDVISREDLEFVRALPLTYLAAERWGPRTTYPYEDSEPEGSLGVLGQYTFRHLLDHGDDPVENLSLHHPQALGKGLLHQVAAWLGEISPGVKMDVQALKSVGLASAGFGFDRKGDVASRYYRPANVGFGLSYSISMIVALLCSTKKSLILLENPEAHLHPRGQSSLARLIVRASSLAQVIVETHSDHVMNGIRVAVKRRELSADQVAFHYLVRDGVTSRVQTPTLDSEGRLSFWPEGFFDQHDRDLAALVRRPGTKE